In Lentimicrobiaceae bacterium, one genomic interval encodes:
- a CDS encoding WYL domain-containing protein, which translates to MSQKRKNSKENTSVLFNRYVWLAETIQRAGRITFEEINEKWTRSNLNYSGDDLPLRTFHHHRAAIEEMFDINIACDRGAGYYYYIENQDDIRRGNLRSWMLNAFSVGNLLNESRALKDRILFEKIPSGHQYLSPLLESIRDNLTVEITYQSFGRDEPSTFTIEPYCLKVFKQRWYVLARSPKYDELRIYSLDRIHELEITKLQFNYPADFSPESFFYDSFGVIVNSGEETETVEIKVFDNQRKYFESLPLHHSQTLVEENGDYATFQYTIRPTYDFIQELFMHAENVEVIKPKWLREEFANKVREMSEMYNTKL; encoded by the coding sequence ATGAGTCAGAAAAGAAAAAACAGCAAAGAAAATACTTCGGTGCTTTTCAATCGTTATGTTTGGTTGGCAGAAACCATTCAGCGTGCAGGTAGAATTACCTTTGAGGAAATAAACGAGAAATGGACGCGTTCCAATTTAAACTATTCGGGCGATGATTTGCCGTTGCGCACTTTTCACCACCACAGAGCAGCTATCGAAGAAATGTTCGATATAAACATTGCCTGCGATAGAGGAGCCGGATATTATTATTACATTGAAAATCAAGATGATATTCGCAGAGGCAACTTGCGTTCGTGGATGTTGAATGCGTTTTCGGTGGGTAATTTGCTCAACGAGAGTAGGGCTTTAAAAGATAGAATTTTGTTTGAAAAAATTCCTTCGGGGCATCAATACCTTTCTCCTTTGCTCGAATCGATAAGAGATAACCTGACGGTTGAAATAACTTATCAGAGCTTTGGTCGCGATGAGCCAAGCACCTTTACCATTGAGCCGTATTGCTTAAAGGTTTTCAAACAACGTTGGTACGTTTTGGCTAGAAGTCCGAAATACGACGAGCTGCGTATTTACTCGCTTGACCGCATACACGAGTTGGAAATCACCAAACTTCAATTTAATTATCCCGCCGATTTTTCTCCCGAAAGTTTTTTCTACGACAGTTTTGGAGTTATTGTTAATTCCGGCGAAGAAACAGAAACCGTAGAAATAAAAGTGTTCGACAATCAGCGTAAGTATTTCGAATCACTTCCTTTGCATCATTCGCAAACTTTAGTAGAGGAAAACGGCGACTACGCAACGTTTCAATACACTATTCGTCCGACCTACGATTTTATTCAGGAGTTGTTTATGCACGCCGAAAACGTAGAGGTAATAAAACCCAAATGGTTGCGAGAAGAATTTGCCAATAAGGTGCGGGAAATGAGCGAAATGTATAATACAAAATTGTAG